A stretch of DNA from Candidatus Hydrogenedentota bacterium:
CGGCATGGAGATTGTCATCGAGACGGCGGAGTTCACCTCCGTCTGCCCCTTCTCTGGCCTGCCCGACTTCGCCACCATCCGGGTGCGCTACATCCCCGACGCCCTGTGCATCGAGCTGCGCTCGTTCAAGTACTACCTGCTCTCCTACCGCAACGTCGGCATCTGGTACGAGCACCTGGTGAACCGCATGCTGGAGGACCTGGCGGCCGCGTGCGCCCCGAAGCGGATGACCGTGGAGATCGTCTGCACCCCCCGCGGCGGCCTCGCCAGCACCCTGACCGCCGCCTACGACCGCGACACCATGGGCCCCGCTGACCGGTTCCGGAAGTAGGGGCTCACTCCGCCTTTCCCGCCTGTCCGGCGGCCTCCGCCACAATGGCCTCCAACTCCGCGCATTCCCCGTCCGTCAGTTCCGGAAACTGCGCCCGCTTCCGCGCGGAGAGGCTGCCGCCCCCCTGGAGGCAGAGACGGATGAACAGGTCCAGGCGGTTCTCGGGCATCTCGACCACGGCGCGCATCTCCGCGCGGGCGGCGTCGAACGCGGCCAGATAGGCCAGTTCCGCGCCGAATTCGGCGGTCAGCGTGTCCCGCACCACGCCGCACATGCCCTCGGCGATCCCCGTCATGTCGGGGTAACGGTAACAGGCCGCCGTGTCCCCCGTCACCTCCAGCGCGCCGGCGCGGGTAAACCGCCATTTCACGCGCCCCATCACCCTGCGCGCGTACCGTTCCAGCAGGGCGTCATAGCGGGCGGGGTTCTTCTGAAGCACCGCCGACACGGGAAACACAATTCCCGGCGGGGTAAACCCGCCCGCCGTCAGCAGATGGTGTATCAGATAGCGGTGAAGCCGGCCGTTGCCGTCCTCGAAGGGATGGAGAAAGACAAAACCGAACCCGGCCACCGTCGCGGCAACCACCGGGTGCGTCCCCCCTGCAGGCATCCGGCGGCACACCGCCTCCCACCCCCCCATCAGTTCCCGCAGGTCCTCCGGCCTGGGCGGCACATAATGGACCAATTCCCTCTCCGGCCCCAGACTCTCCCCGATGAAGTTCTGGAAATCCCGGAAGCCCTCCGCGCCGTACCGCTCCTCCACCATCTCCCGCTGCAGCCCGGCCAGGGCGGCCTCGGAGAAGCAATCCCCCCTGCCCGCCCGGCGGAGCAGTTCAACAAACCGCGAGGTGCGCCGGGCGTCCGGCCGCAGCCGCTCGATGGCGTAGGAGGACTTGGTCTCCTTGAGATAGAGGTACTGCGCCGCCCGGTACAGCACCCCCGGCGGGTAGGCCGCCATCTGGCGGCGCGCCGCCTCCCCCGGCCGCGCGGCGATGAATTCCGCCAGCACCGCCGTTCGCCGCACCAGCGGACAGTAGGCGGGCGTGCCGGGGAGATTGTTGAGGATGCGCTGCCTGCGCACCCGGTCCGCTTTTCCCGCACCCAGGCACAGGTGCTTTTCGGGGTCCAGCGCGGGAACATAGTTGCCCTGCGTCAGGTCCGGCAGCGGAAGGCGGTCTTCCGTCAGCCATTCGTGCAGGAACCAGGCCAGCCGGGTGTAGCGCCCCGTGGGCGATGCCGCGATCCAGGCCGTCAGCTCATCCTCCGAAACGCGGGCAAAGAGGGCGGCCAGCACCTCCAGGTGAACCCCCTCATGTTTCAGGGCGAAGCCCAGGTGAGCAGTCCAAGTCGGCCCCGGATCATATTGCGGGGGAAACCACTCCCGCACTTCCGTTTCGCACTTCTCCGTGCGGCGGCACCCGTGCGCGGCAAGCAATGCGACGCATTCCATGCCGGACACTTCCAGGGCAAACCTGTCTACCAAAGCCGCGTACCCGATGGGATGCATTGCTCTGCGCCCTCCAACAACGCTTACGCTCGTCAAAAATCAGCTTATGTGGGCCTGCGTCCTCATTTTATCATTAATTCAAGAACATCATGGGGCATTTGTGTTATCCCCTGCCAAGGCTGGAACTTTTCGGCGGCTTTCCGCGAAACCCGGCGGGAGGGTGCGCTGGTCTCTTGGGAAGGGGTGCCATGTGCCCGAGAAAAACCTACCAAGAGAGGGTTGCCAAAATGCGTCTCCTTGCCCGCCGCTCCGTGTTTGCCGCCTTGCTGCTGTCCCTGGGACTGCTCTGTTCCGGACTGGCCGTGGCCCAGTCCGCCGCGCTGGACTCCCGGCAGGTCGAGATTGTCGCCTCACCGGAGGTGAAACTGCTGGACCAGGAGGGGGCCGGGAAGCTTCTCCAAGTGGGCGAGCATCTGGTGGTGGTGATGGAGGGGACGCCGGAGGAGATGGGGTTCCAGCACGGCCGCCTGCTGGCGAAGAAGATCCACCACGTCATCAAGGAGGGCTACATGGCCAAGGCCCTCTGGGGCCGGGGGTACACACCGGAATATGTCGCCGCCCAGAGCGACCGGATGGAAAAGCATTTTCCTGAGTCAATCAAGGAGGAAATTCGGGGAATCGTGAAAGGCCTCAAGGCCGCCGGGGTGGACGACCTGGAGTACGCGGACGTCCGGATCGGCGTGACGCAGGCGGAGATTATGCACTTCCCTGCGGACAAGCCGCCGCAATCCTGCTCCAACTTCGCGGTCTGGGGAAAATGGACGACCGACGGGCGCCTGCTTCACGGCCGCAACCTCGACTGGGACGTCAAGGGCGGCGCCCAGGAGGACGCGGTGGTGCTGGTGTGGCGGCCCAAGGGCGGGTCGCCGTTCATGATGCCCGGCTGGGCCGGCGGCGTGGGCAGCGTCAGCGGCATGAGCGCCCGCGGCATCACCATCGGCGAGATGACCCTGCCGTCCCCCGACGCCACCTTTGACGGGCTGCCCCTCTTCCTGCAGATGCGCCTGGTGCTGGAGAAGGCCGCCACGCTGGACGAGGCAGTGAAGATGTTCCAGGAGTACCCGCGCACCACGGGGTGGAACTTCATCCTCGGCGACGGGAAGACGCCAGACGGGCGCGCGCTGGAGACGGACGCGAAATACTGCAACGTGTTCACCACGATGGACGAGAAGGAGGGCGCGGCCACGGGGCACTGGGGCATGGAGCAGTGCGTGCGCCGCACGAACCACCCGACGGACCTCGATCAGCTCTTTAGGCTGGCGAAGGCCTACGGCAGTGAATTTGGGCTGACCGTGGAGACCAGGGAGCAGCTCACCGTGCTGGTTCCCATGCTCCAGGGGCAGGACAGTTTCCAGCGCTACGAGTGGATGAGCCGCCGCATCGAGGAGGTCCCCGGCAAGATTGATGTGGAGCAGGCGGTCAAGATTCTGGCCACCGGCCCGGTCTACTGCGATGCCACGCTCCATTCCTGGGTGTTCGACCCGAAGAACCGCGCGGCCTACCTCTCCATCGCGGGCTACAACCCGCCCGTCACGGCCACGGACCGCCCCTTCACCAAGATAGATCTGACGGAGTGGTTCAAATAGCCCGGGCGCGCATTCCAACACCTCCGCCGCCGCACCCCAAGAGGGGGGCGGCGGCTTCCTTTTGGCTGGGAGACGCCGGAAGGCTGTGCTATACTGCGTGAGAGGAAAAATGTCTGCCTGCGCGCTCTGCGCGCGGGACTGAGCGAGGATCCACGGCATGAACCGCAGGGATTTCTTACGGAAGACGGCCACGGGCATGACGGCGCTGGGCGGGGGGGTGTATCTCCTCGGCGCGGCGTCGCCCAAAGAGGCGGACCGCGCGGCCAAACAGCTGTGGCGGAGCACCTGGCGGCCCGAGACGCCGCACCGGCTGCCGGACGCCACCCACGCCCTCGCCCAGCGGGCGATCGCCGGGGAGCACGGCCGCTCCATGATCCGCGCGGAGTTCCAGCTGGACCCCGCCGAGAGCCTCAACGCGACCCAGGACATGCGCTACGCACAGGCGGCCCTGCTCTGCGCCAAAAACGCCCCCCTGCGCATTCTGCCGGGGGAGAAGATTGTCGGGTCGGCCACGCTGCTGGAGGCCCCGGCCCACCAGACCCCGGTGCTCGGCTGCGCGAGCGTCAGCCACACGACCATCGGCTTCGACAAGGGGCTGAAACTCGGCTACAAGGGCCTGCGCGCCAAGATTGAGGAGCGGCTGGCCCGCGGCGGCGTGTACAAGCCCGAACCCCAGCCCCGGCTGGTGGCCGGGGACGGCGGCCCCGCGGCGCGGTGCGACGCCTCCGCCGCGTTCCACTGGACGGCGCGTCCGCTCCCCGCCTATGCGGGCACCCCCCTGACGGTGGAATGCCGCGCGCGCGTGACGGCGACCGCCGGATACAACATCCTCGTGGCGCACCGGGACAAGGCGTCCCCCAACCACTGGGAACTTTACACCGAGCCGGGCACCGGCTTCTTCTGCGCCTATGTCCCGGGCAGGACCCCGGCGGTCCACCACAGCCAGACCCCCATTTGCGACGGCGCGTGGCACGACCTGTCCATGACCGTGACGGACACCTCCATCACCCTCCATGTGGACGGGCAGGAGGCGCTGTCGGCGGCCCTGGCGGCGCAGCCCGGCGGCAACCAGCAGGACGGGCGCGGCGCGGACACGGGCATGCTGTGGATCGGCGCGTATCCCCCGGCCAGCACGGGCTGCTCGGGGGACATCGCCCGGGTGCGTGTGCTGAACGGCGCGGAGGCTGCGGCCGACTGGACGCCCGCAGCGGACGCCGACGGCGAGACCGTTTTCGCGGACGCGTCCCCCGCGGGCAACCCGGCGGCGGGTCCGCGCCGGGGCGGCGACCTGCTGGAGGCCATGCTGGGGTGCCTTGACGCGGCGGAGGTCTGGCGGCAGCGCCATGTGGAGCTGCTGGACGAGCGCATCGCCGCGAGCGACGGCGCGGAGCGCGCCGAATACGCGCGCGTGCGCGACACGCTCCTGCACGTTCCCGAAAACCCTCCGCGCGACTTCCGCGAGGCGGTCCAGTCGCTTTGGTTCATGTACGCCTTCCAGCGGCTCATGGGCAACTGGTCCGGCATCGGCCGGATAGACGAGATGCTCGGACCATATCTGGCGAAGGACCTGGCGGACGGGACGACCACGCTGGACGAGGCGCGGGATGTGCTGGCGCACTTCTGGGTCAAGGGCTGCGAATGGATCGGCGCCTTTGACACCAAAGGCTCCGGCGACGCCCAGCATTACCAGAACATCGTGCTGGCCGGCGTGGACGCCCATGGCAGCGACATCACGAACGAGGTGACCCACCTCGTGCTGGACATCGTGGAGGAGCTGCACATCAGCGACTTCCCCGTGGCCGTGCGGGTGGGGCGCAACACCCCCGACCGGCTCTTCCGCCGCATCGCCGAGGTGCAGCGCCACGGCGGCGGCGTGGTGGCCGTCTACAACGAGGACGTGGCCATCGAGGCGCTGGTGAAGTTCGGTTACTCCGTGGAGGAGGCGCGCTGCTTTGCCAACGACGGCTGCTGGGAAATGATCATCCCCGGCAAAACCTGCTTCAGCTATGTGCCCTTCGACGGGCTGGCGCTGCTGCACGAGACGCTGGGGCTCCACGACCCGGACACGCCCGCGCCCGACTACCCCGACTTCGACAGCCTTTACGCGGCGTTCCTCGCCCGGCTGGAGAGGTATCTGGAGGGGCACCACAAGGCGGCGGACGGCTGGTGCCGCAGCGGCGCGCCCACCCCGCTGCTTTCCATCTTCGTGGACGACTGCATCGAGAGCACCCGCGGCTACTACGAGCGCGGCGCGCACTACTACGCCCTCGCGCCGCACATCGGCGGGCTGGCCAACGTGGGCAACAGCCTGCTTGTGCTGCGGGAGCTGGTGTACGCGCAGGGGGCGGTCACGCTGCCCGAGTTTGTCCAGATCCTCCGCGACGACTGGCAGGGCCACGAGAACCTCCGGCGGATGGTGCAGACCCGCTTCGCGTGCTACGGCAACGACGACGACGGGGCCGACGGCATGGTGCGCCGCGTGTTCGACGACTACACGCGCCTCGCGGCGCAGACCCGCGGGCGCGAGGGCGTGCTGCGGCCCGCGGGCATCAGCACCTTCGGCCGCGAGATCGAGTGGGCCGCCCCGAACGGGAAACGCCGCGCGTCGCCCGACGGCCACAAACTGGGCGCCGTGCTGGCGACCAACTTCTCGCCGTCCCCCGGCACGGACGCCAAGGGCCCCACGGCGGTCCTGCGCTCGTACTGCAAGATGGACTTCACCAAGTGCCCCAACTGCGCCACCGTCGAGCTGAAGGTGCACCCCGACACGGTGCGCGGCGACGACGGCGTGACGGCCCTCGCGGGGCTGATGCGCGGGTTTGTGGAGCTGGGCGGCCTTTTCCTCCACATTGACGTGGTGGATTCGGCCATGCTCCTCGACGCCCAGCGCCACCCGGAAAAGTATCCCAACCTGGCGGTGCGCATCGCGGGATGGTCCGCGCGCTTCGCCACGCTCAACAAGGACTGGCAGGACATGGTCATCGCCCGGACCCAGCAGTACGCCTGACCGGCGGACCCGTCCCGAAACCGTCAAGGAGACCGACATGCGGCATTTCCACCCCATGGCCCTCGTTTGCTGCGCGGCGGCGCTGTGCGCCCTGCCCGGCTTCGCCGCCGAACTGGAGTCCCCCTACACCGACCCGTCCGCGCCGTGGCTGCGCGGCAACCTCCACACCCACACGACCAACAGCGACGGGCGGCAGGCGCCGCAGGCGGTGGTGGACGAGTATGCGGGCATGGGCTATGACTTTCTGATGCTCAGCGACCACGACCAGCTGACAGACCCGGCCTCGGTGGACCCGAAGGGCATGGTGATGATCCCCGGAAACGAGATCTCGGCCAAGGGCCCGCACCTGCTCCATGTCAACGCCGCGGCGAAGATCGAGCCGGACCGCGACCGCCAGAAGGTGCTGGATGCCATCGCAGCGGACCGCGGCTTCGCCGTCATGAACCACCCGAACTGGACCAAGAACTACAACCACTGCGACCTCGCGGTGCTGGAGCAGCTCAACGGGTACGCGGGCATCGAGATTTTCAACGGGGTTATCCTGTTCCTGGAGGGCAGCGAGTGCGCCACGGACAAGTGGGACCGCCTGCTCGCCCAGGGAAAGCGCGTCTGGGGCTTCGCCACGGACGACAGCCATGACAACGGCCACCGGGGCCTGGGCTGGGTCATGGTGCAGACCGGCGACCGCACGCCGGACGGCATCGTGGACGCCATGCGGCGCGGCAGCTTCTACGCCAGCACGGGCGTCACCTTCGACGAGATTTCCGTGGAGGGGCTGACCGTGCGCGTGCGCGCGGCGAACGCGCAGAAGCTGCGCGTCTTCGGCCCCCTCGGCCGCATGCTCGCCATGGCGGACGGCTCCGAGATCACCCACACCGTCAACCCGGAAAAGGCCGGGAACTACGTCCGCGTGGAGGCCTACGGTTCGGGTTCCGCCACTGCCTGGACGCAGCCGCTGTTTGTGAAGAACTGACCGGCACCCGGCCGGCACCCAGGGAGAAAACCGCCATGTCCCGGTTCGTCTGTCTCGCCGCCGTTGCGGCCTGCCTGTTCATGCCCGCCCTCTCCGCGCAGGACGCCGCCCCGTTCACGGCGGAGCTGGTCTCGTGCGCCAAGATATGGAACGAGGCGCCGCACAGCGCCTTCACGGGGCTGATCCACCGCGGCGGCGAGTGGTTCTGCGTCTTCCGCGAGGGCCGGGGCCATGTGTCGCCCGACGGCGCGCTGCGGGTGATCACCTCGAAGGACGGGGAGTCCTGGACCGCCGCCGCCCGGATCACCTCGGACACGGCGGACCTGCGCGACGCGCAGATCACCGAGACGCCCGACGGCCGCCTGATGCTCACCGGCGCGGCGGCGTGGCACACGCCCAAGCCCGCCACCCACATGACCATGGCCTACTTCTCCAAAGACGGCCGCGAATGGACGCCCGGCGTCGAGATCGGCGAGCCGGACTACTGGCTCTGGCGCGTCACCTGGCACAAGGGCACGGCCTACGGTGTCGGCTACGTCACCACGAAGGGCGCGAGAGGCACGCGGCTCTACAAGAGCGCGGACGGCATTACCTTTGAGACCCTGGTCCCCGATCTGGTGACGGACGGCGAGGCCAACGAGTCGTCCATCCAGTTTCTGGCCGACGACACCGCGGTCTGCCTGCTCCGGCGCGATGCGGGCGGCAACGGCCTCGTGGGCACCGCGCGCCCACCGTACACCGAATGGGCCTGGAAGGACCTGGGGCAGCGCATCGGCGGCCCGCATTTCATCGAGGTGCCCGAATTCGGGTTTGTCGCCGCCGTGCGTCTCTATGAGCCCGCCGCGCGCACCGCGCTCTGCTCTCTTGATCCGGCCACCGGCGTGTTCCATGAAATCCTCGCGCTGCCCTCCGGCGGAGACACCAGCTACCCCGGCCTCGTCTGGAAGGACGGACTGCTCTGGGTGAGCTACTACTCCAGCCACGAGGACAAGACCAGCATCTACCTCGCAAAGGTAAGCCTGAAAAAGTAAGCCGAGCCCCCTTTTTGGCGCATTTCAAGGTTGAAATGCCGGATATGAAGGAAGATGCCGGGGACGGGCACCGAGGTGGCACGGGCTTCCAGCCCGTGTT
This window harbors:
- a CDS encoding PHP domain-containing protein, whose amino-acid sequence is MRHFHPMALVCCAAALCALPGFAAELESPYTDPSAPWLRGNLHTHTTNSDGRQAPQAVVDEYAGMGYDFLMLSDHDQLTDPASVDPKGMVMIPGNEISAKGPHLLHVNAAAKIEPDRDRQKVLDAIAADRGFAVMNHPNWTKNYNHCDLAVLEQLNGYAGIEIFNGVILFLEGSECATDKWDRLLAQGKRVWGFATDDSHDNGHRGLGWVMVQTGDRTPDGIVDAMRRGSFYASTGVTFDEISVEGLTVRVRAANAQKLRVFGPLGRMLAMADGSEITHTVNPEKAGNYVRVEAYGSGSATAWTQPLFVKN
- the queF gene encoding NADPH-dependent 7-cyano-7-deazaguanine reductase QueF, with translation MSDTPSPRDQFRALDKTLPFDGPEAVDAACLECFAYEYAGTPHGGGMEIVIETAEFTSVCPFSGLPDFATIRVRYIPDALCIELRSFKYYLLSYRNVGIWYEHLVNRMLEDLAAACAPKRMTVEIVCTPRGGLASTLTAAYDRDTMGPADRFRK
- a CDS encoding Fic family protein; protein product: MECVALLAAHGCRRTEKCETEVREWFPPQYDPGPTWTAHLGFALKHEGVHLEVLAALFARVSEDELTAWIAASPTGRYTRLAWFLHEWLTEDRLPLPDLTQGNYVPALDPEKHLCLGAGKADRVRRQRILNNLPGTPAYCPLVRRTAVLAEFIAARPGEAARRQMAAYPPGVLYRAAQYLYLKETKSSYAIERLRPDARRTSRFVELLRRAGRGDCFSEAALAGLQREMVEERYGAEGFRDFQNFIGESLGPERELVHYVPPRPEDLRELMGGWEAVCRRMPAGGTHPVVAATVAGFGFVFLHPFEDGNGRLHRYLIHHLLTAGGFTPPGIVFPVSAVLQKNPARYDALLERYARRVMGRVKWRFTRAGALEVTGDTAACYRYPDMTGIAEGMCGVVRDTLTAEFGAELAYLAAFDAARAEMRAVVEMPENRLDLFIRLCLQGGGSLSARKRAQFPELTDGECAELEAIVAEAAGQAGKAE
- a CDS encoding exo-alpha-sialidase → MSRFVCLAAVAACLFMPALSAQDAAPFTAELVSCAKIWNEAPHSAFTGLIHRGGEWFCVFREGRGHVSPDGALRVITSKDGESWTAAARITSDTADLRDAQITETPDGRLMLTGAAAWHTPKPATHMTMAYFSKDGREWTPGVEIGEPDYWLWRVTWHKGTAYGVGYVTTKGARGTRLYKSADGITFETLVPDLVTDGEANESSIQFLADDTAVCLLRRDAGGNGLVGTARPPYTEWAWKDLGQRIGGPHFIEVPEFGFVAAVRLYEPAARTALCSLDPATGVFHEILALPSGGDTSYPGLVWKDGLLWVSYYSSHEDKTSIYLAKVSLKK